A section of the Rhipicephalus sanguineus isolate Rsan-2018 chromosome 11, BIME_Rsan_1.4, whole genome shotgun sequence genome encodes:
- the LOC119374061 gene encoding RNA-binding protein lark isoform X2: protein MAPRTKLFVGHLPDGLRTEELSELFSKYGTVTECDVINKYGFVHMATEEQAEEALKNLNNYNFMGSTLSVERSTSKFHQEPGAPGRAKGGPSRPPYGGGMARNGYDGRPSGGYYNGGPGGYGDYRRGGDFYDRAPYRAMVDRPRPYPAPYERRDDPYAPRRPPPGPPSMGPDMYSWGAGYGSSDRMGGYSYGGY from the exons ATGGCGCCG AGGACAAAGCTCTTTGTGGGCCACTTGCCAGACGGACTCCGCACGGAGGAACTCTCGGAGCTGTTCTCCAAGTATGGCACAGTGACCGAGTGTGATGTCATCAATAAGTATGGTTTTGTG CACATGGCCACAGAAGAGCAAGCGGAGGAGGCCCTCAAGAACCTGAACAACTACAACTTCATGGGTTCCACACTGTCGGTTGAG CGCTCCACAAGCAAGTTCCACCAAGAGCCTGGCGCACCGGGCAGAGCCAAGGGAGGACCAAG CAGGCCACCGTACGGCGGAGGCATGGCGAGGAACGGCTACGACGGACGGCCCTCAGGAGGCTACTACAACGGCGGACCAGGTGGATATGGTGACTACCGCCGGGGCGGGGACTTCTATGATCGGGCCCCATACCGGGCCATGGTAGACAGGCCACGCCCCTACCCAGCCCCGTACGAGCGCCGGGACGACCCCTACGCACCACGACGCCCGCCCCCGGGACCCCCGTCCATGGGACCTGACAT GTACAGCTGGGGTGCTGGCTACGGATCATCGGACCGCATGGGCGGCTACTCCTACGGTGGCTACTAA
- the LOC119374489 gene encoding zinc transporter 6 → MQNELSDLRQRVAPMNSKDEHSAGLFQPFKKPALGFIGTILTELRPVMKEPPAKKVIWLMAGNIICSSVLSYWSRSSGSLALNAFTQLTLFDLLCLGNCLLGMWVSQQKPGPTYSFGYRRWEVLAILASTILSQLGSFLVLKESLERLLDPIAVHNGRLLPGVVLGLCWHLLVQLSVQQPSLASVLQASSSSWLQEHLSDISRSVCSVVPGLSGLLLPRLNPILLLGWAEACLLLLCHTLLLSYGWQHADTVTAVLLAIMCCATMLPVSIHCACVLLQTTPRHLLGQLDKCLREASTLDGVLEFRHELFWTLAFGTLAGSVHVRVRRDANEQLVLAHIVDRLSGLVPELTVQVFKDEWAWSRATAFHPSRDQAAGLDRRESLGSHSAQHLSAPAKV, encoded by the exons ATGCAGAACGAGCTTTCGGACCTGAGGCAACGTGTCGCGCCAATGAACTCCAAAGATGAGCACTCGGCG GGCTTATTTCAACCCTTCAAAAAGCCGGCTCTCGGCTTCATCGGCACGATCCTCACGGAACTTCGGCCAGTGATGAAGGAGCCACCG GCAAAGAAGGTCATATGGTTGATGGCAGGAAACATCATATGTAGCTCAGTCCTCTCGTATTGGAGTCGATCTTCTGGGAGTTTAG CACTCAATGCGTTTACACAGCTGACACTGTTTGACCTGCTCTG CTTAGGGAATTGCTTACTGGGCATGTGGGTGTCTCAGCAGAAGCCTGGGCCAACCTATAGCTTtgg GTACAGAAGATGGGAAGTCCTAGCCATTTTGGCCAGCACGATATTGTCACAGCTTGGCTCGTTCTTAGTTTTGAAGGAAAG cctgGAGAGGCTGCTGGACCCAATTGCTGTTCACAA TGGTCGCCTGCTGCCAGGTGTGGTGCTGGGTCTCTGCTGGCACTTGCTGGTCCAGCTAAGCGTCCAGCAGCCATCATTGGCCAGTGTCCTGCAGGCGTCCAGTTCCAGTTGGCTCCAGGAGCATTTGTCTGACATCAGTCGCAG TGTGTGCAGTGTGGTGCCAGGGCTTTCTGGACTGCTGTTGCCACGTCTGAATCCCATTCTTCTCCTGGGCTGGGCCGAGGCATGCCTCCTGCTCCTTTGCCACACACTGCTGCTTTCCTA TGGCTGGCAACATGCGGACACCGTGACAGCTGTTCTTCTTGCCATTATGTGCTGTGCTACAATGTTACCTGTGAGCATCCACTGCGCCTGTGTTTTGCTTCAG ACGACGCCACGTCACTtgctaggccagctggacaagtGTCTTCGGGAGGCGTCTACATTGGACGGTGTGCTGGAGTTCAGACACGAGCTGTTTTGGACACTTGCCTTTGGCACACTG GCTGGCTCGGTACACGTTCGTGTTCGGAGAGATGCAAATGAGCAGCTTGTTCTGGCACACATCGTGGATCGCCTCTCGGGCCTGGTGCCCGAGCTGACTGTCCAG GTGTTCAAGGATGAATGGGCATGGAGCCGAGCAACTGCATTTCATCCATCACGAGACCAAGCAGCTGGGCTGGATAGACGCGAATCACTCGGTAGTCACTCCGCCCAGCACCTTTCTGCTCCGGCAAAAGTGTGA
- the LOC119374061 gene encoding RNA-binding protein lark isoform X1, producing MAPRTKLFVGHLPDGLRTEELSELFSKYGTVTECDVINKYGFVHMATEEQAEEALKNLNNYNFMGSTLSVERSTSKFHQEPGAPGRAKGGPSRPPYGGGMARNGYDGRPSGGYYNGGPGGYGDYRRGGDFYDRAPYRAMVDRPRPYPAPYERRDDPYAPRRPPPGPPSMGPDMYERRPAPDYALYSRRSPPPASGYSWGAGYGSSDRMGGYSYGGY from the exons ATGGCGCCG AGGACAAAGCTCTTTGTGGGCCACTTGCCAGACGGACTCCGCACGGAGGAACTCTCGGAGCTGTTCTCCAAGTATGGCACAGTGACCGAGTGTGATGTCATCAATAAGTATGGTTTTGTG CACATGGCCACAGAAGAGCAAGCGGAGGAGGCCCTCAAGAACCTGAACAACTACAACTTCATGGGTTCCACACTGTCGGTTGAG CGCTCCACAAGCAAGTTCCACCAAGAGCCTGGCGCACCGGGCAGAGCCAAGGGAGGACCAAG CAGGCCACCGTACGGCGGAGGCATGGCGAGGAACGGCTACGACGGACGGCCCTCAGGAGGCTACTACAACGGCGGACCAGGTGGATATGGTGACTACCGCCGGGGCGGGGACTTCTATGATCGGGCCCCATACCGGGCCATGGTAGACAGGCCACGCCCCTACCCAGCCCCGTACGAGCGCCGGGACGACCCCTACGCACCACGACGCCCGCCCCCGGGACCCCCGTCCATGGGACCTGACATGTACGAGCGGAGGCCGGCTCCAGACTATGCCCTCTACAGCCGCCGGTCGCCTCCCCCTGCCTCAGG GTACAGCTGGGGTGCTGGCTACGGATCATCGGACCGCATGGGCGGCTACTCCTACGGTGGCTACTAA